In Streptomyces sp. NBC_01426, one genomic interval encodes:
- a CDS encoding LysR family transcriptional regulator, translating into MTPTLAQLRYLVAVADCRSITGAAASVFVAQSALSRAVQAMERDLGVELLARRGRGVDLTPEGSRVVRLARTVLNAVEAIDDIGTGHGDAVRTTLVLVATPTLALDLAAELVPSFTRRHPGVDVRVLQRDSREALVQELTGGSAELALVDLPIDQELSTHHVQEREVVLISPIGSRLPDPMPFRLLDGLPMVLPCPGTGRRTEMEAMFSCLGVRPEPRLEVDERLAWVTGVTDGRGSLIWYRDVVSRAFGTRAEIRSFTPPLLRPVGIAHTRRPLGRAARAFIAHALHKAPVREPAP; encoded by the coding sequence ATGACCCCCACACTCGCGCAGCTTCGCTACCTCGTCGCCGTCGCGGACTGCCGTTCCATCACGGGCGCGGCCGCCTCGGTCTTCGTGGCCCAGTCCGCCCTCTCCCGGGCCGTCCAGGCCATGGAGCGCGATCTCGGCGTGGAACTCCTCGCCCGCCGGGGCCGGGGCGTGGACCTCACCCCCGAGGGGTCCAGGGTGGTACGACTGGCCCGGACCGTCCTGAACGCCGTCGAGGCGATCGACGACATCGGCACCGGGCACGGCGACGCCGTCCGCACCACCCTCGTCCTGGTCGCCACCCCGACCCTGGCGCTGGACCTGGCCGCCGAACTGGTGCCCTCCTTCACCCGACGGCATCCCGGGGTGGACGTCCGGGTCCTGCAGCGCGACAGCCGGGAGGCCCTGGTCCAGGAACTCACCGGCGGCAGCGCCGAACTGGCGCTGGTCGACCTGCCGATCGACCAGGAGCTGTCCACGCACCACGTCCAGGAGCGGGAGGTGGTGCTGATCTCGCCCATCGGCTCCCGGCTGCCGGACCCGATGCCGTTCCGGTTGCTCGACGGGCTGCCCATGGTGCTGCCGTGCCCGGGCACCGGCCGACGGACCGAGATGGAGGCCATGTTCAGCTGCCTCGGCGTGCGCCCCGAACCCCGCCTGGAAGTCGACGAACGACTCGCCTGGGTCACCGGGGTGACGGACGGGCGAGGCTCGCTCATCTGGTACCGGGACGTGGTCTCCAGGGCCTTCGGCACGCGCGCCGAGATCCGCTCGTTCACCCCGCCCCTGTTGCGCCCCGTGGGCATCGCCCACACCCGGCGCCCCCTCGGTCGGGCGGCCCGGGCCTTCATCGCGCACGCCCTGCACAAAGCCCCCGTACGTGAGCCCGCACCCTGA